The Falco peregrinus isolate bFalPer1 chromosome 1, bFalPer1.pri, whole genome shotgun sequence genome has a window encoding:
- the SLC31A1 gene encoding high affinity copper uptake protein 1, giving the protein MPHDHHMNSSMLPTMHPPGHHHSTTAPGHHHGSDMMMMAMTFHFSCENVPLLFSGLTINTPGEMAGAFVAVFFLAMFYEGLKIARECLLRKSQVSIRYNSMPVPGPNGTILMETHKTVGQQMLSFPHLLQTVLHIIQVVVSYFLMLIFMTYNGYLCIAVAAGAGTGYFLFSWKKAVVVDITEHCH; this is encoded by the exons ATGCCTCACGATCACCACATGAACAGCTCCATGTTGCCAACCATGCATCCTCCTGGACATCACCACTCAACAACAGCCCCAGGACATCATCACGGATCTGACATGATGATGATG GCAATGACTTTCCACTTCAGCTGTGAGAATGTGCCATTGCTGTTTTCTGGACTTACAATCAATACTCCTGGAG AAATGGCTGGTGCTTTTGTGGCTGTCTTCTTCCTGGCCATGTTTTATGAAGGCCTTAAGATTGCCCGAGAGTGTCTGCTCCGTAAATCCCAAGTCAGCATTCGCTACAACTCCATGCCAGTGCCAGGTCCCAACGGCACTATCTTGATGGAGACGCACAAAACTGTTGG ACAGCAGATGTTGAGCTTTCCTCACCTCCTGCAGACTGTACTACACATCATTCAGGTTGTGGTCAGTTACTTCCTCATGCTGATCTTCATGACGTACAACGGATACCTCTGCATAGCTGTGGCGGCAGGGGCAGGGACGGGCTATTTCCTCTTCAGCTGGAAGAAGGCAGTTGTTGTGGATATCACGGAGCATTGCCATTAA